TTCGCCAGCGCCGACCCCATCGGACTGGTCGGTGGGGCGAACCTGTACGCGTACGCCAACGGTAACCCGCTCGCGGGCATCGATCCGAGCGGTCTGTGTGACGTTGACGTCTACGTCTGGGAATGGATCGGAGATGGGCCTATAGGAATCCTTCCTGGTAGTCGCGTTGGTCATGTGATGATCACCGAACACAATTCCAGGACCGTTTTGCTCAGTCAGTTTCCGGTTCCTCGAGGCGCGCACAAACCGAACGTGAAGTTGGACTTTGACAAGACCTACGCAGAGGAAGGCGGATGCCCGAACAAGCGGTTTACTGTCCATGTTCCGGACGACAAGGCATTCGACGAAATGGTCGCTAACCACGTGGCTCGGAAGTACTGGGACAAGTATCCGAACAAACCCGGCGAGACTCATTGCAGCAGGGCGGCCTACGACACTTTGAAAGCCGGGGGCGTTCCTCTTTCCGGTCAAGACAAAGGGCAGTTGCTACCCGGG
The genomic region above belongs to Candidatus Eisenbacteria bacterium and contains:
- a CDS encoding RHS repeat-associated core domain-containing protein, producing the protein GNLLAFTDAGGNLTDQFFYEPYGHLRGRAGATQTPFTWLGAHGVVYAGNDLYLTLHRAYHAGLMRFASADPIGLVGGANLYAYANGNPLAGIDPSGLCDVDVYVWEWIGDGPIGILPGSRVGHVMITEHNSRTVLLSQFPVPRGAHKPNVKLDFDKTYAEEGGCPNKRFTVHVPDDKAFDEMVANHVARKYWDKYPNKPGETHCSRAAYDTLKAGGVPLSGQDKGQLLPGNFGGMLEELMKQNSDKNKWNVRYYSK